One window of Fusarium keratoplasticum isolate Fu6.1 chromosome 2, whole genome shotgun sequence genomic DNA carries:
- a CDS encoding MFS domain-containing protein, producing the protein MEKDTKETTPVPELGSTERIENAPRRRSSAVDPDHLAKAFENPLSIRTKEELMADVEEFCRKFDLMDFHEDFRKGALVAQSPRQAQYMPELSAEDKEVLEREHTHRWSQPFALYWLCVMCSLAAAVQGMDETVNNGAQALYLSDLNVAGPDVTRFSASMQDNLTGLIVGAPYLCCAIIGCWLTEPLNRYLGRRGTIFISCLIAAIASVWEGVANSWVNLFIARFVLGFGIGPKSSTVPVYAAECAPAPIRGALVMQWQMWTAFGIMLGNIMGVAFGPSTGIDPNLGWRLMLGSTVVLPLIVCAQVYYCPESPRWYIQHNKISKAFRSFQRLRYTNVQAARDTYYTYVGVELEREANKGKNLFTQFIELFTVPRNRRATLATWIVMFGQQFCGVNIIAYYSTTIFIESGYSTNSALLASMGTGILNWVFALPALFTIDKWGRRNLLLFTFPWLSVFLLWTGLAFYASSNKAKVGLVTTGMYLFEVFYSPGEGPVPFTYSAEAFPVHVRDVGMSWATATTWCFNFVISMTWPHLRSSFTPTGAFGWYAAWCAVLWFLILLFVPETKALTLEELDQVFGVSTRKHASYQIKNAVWHFKKWVLRKDLEPLPSFYTESEKLTEA; encoded by the exons ATGGAAAAAGACACCAAAGAAACCACCCCAGTCCCTGAACTGGGTAGCACTGAACGGATCGAGAATgcccctcgtcgtcgttccTCCGCCGTCGACCCCGACCACCTTGCCAAGGCATTCGAGAACCCTCTCTCCATCAGaaccaaggaggagctgatGGCAGACGTGGAAGAGTTCTGCCGCAAGTTTGACCTCATGGACTTTCACGAAGACTTTCGCAAGGGCGCACTCGTCGCACAGTCGCCTCGACAGGCGCAGTACATGCCCGAGCTGTCTGCTGAAGACAAGGAGGTCCTCGAGCGAGAACATACGCATAGATGGTCACAGCCTTTTGCCCTGTACTGGCTTTGTGTCATGTGTTCTCTAGCTGCTGCAGTCCAGGGGATGGATGAGACTGTCAATAATGGTGCGCAGGCGCTATACTTGTCAGATCTCAATGTAGCAGGGCCGGACGTGACGCGATTCTCAGCTAGCATGCAGGATAACCTCACTGGACTCATCGTCGGCGCTCCGTATCTCTGCTGTGCCATCATTGGATGCTGGTTGACCGAGCCTCTCAACCGCTACCTCGGCCGTCGAGGtaccatcttcatctcgtgCCTCATCGCGGCCATTGCTTCAGTCTGGGAGGGAGTCGCAAACTCGTGGGTGAATCTTTTTATCGCGAGGTTTGTTCTCGGCTTTGGCATTGGTCCCAAGTCTTCAACTGTTCCTGTCTATGCTGCCGAGTGTGCACCTGCCCCAATCCGAggagccttggtgatgc AATGGCAAATGTGGACTGCTTTTGGTATCATGCTGGGTAACATCATGGGAGT CGCCTTTGGCCCTTCAACCGGCATCGACCCCAACTTGGGCTGGCGTCTTATGCTTGGGAGTACAGTTGTGCTCCCCTTGATAGTCTGCGCGCAAGTTTACTATTGCCCTGAATCACCCAG ATGGTACATCCAGCACAACAAAATCTCCAAGGCGTTTCGGTCGTTTCAACGCCTCAGATACACCAATGTCCAGGCTGCGCGTGACACCTACTATACATATGTCGGTGTAGAACTTGAGCGTGAGGCGAATAAGGGCAAGAACCTATTTACTCAGTTCATCGAACTTTTTACTGTGCCGCGGAACAGACGCGCAACCTTGGCGACTTGGATTGTCATGTTTGGTCAACAG TTCTGCGGAGTGAACATCATTGCGTACTATtccaccaccatcttcatcgagtCAGGCTACTCGACCAACTCGGCTCTTTTGGCCTCGATGGGAACGGGTATCCTCAACTGGGTCTTCGCTCTTCCTGCTCTATTTACGATCGACAAATGGGGCCGCAGGAACTTGCTGCTCTTCACATTCCCTTGGCTCTCTGTGTTCCTCCTCTGGACCGGGCTCGCCTTTTATGCCAGTAGCAACAAAGCCAAGGTCGGGCTAGTGACGACGGGGATGTACCTCTTCGAGGTATTCTACTCGCCTGGTGAAGGTCCCGTGCCCTTTACCTACTCGGCCGAGGCATTCCCCGTTCATGTACGAGATGTGGGCATGTCGTGGGCAACGGCGACAACCTGGTGCTTCAACTTTGTCATCTCCATGACATGGCCGCATCTGCGCTCCAGCTTCACGCCCACGGGTGCCTTTGGCTGGTACGCGGCGTGGTGTGCCGTTCTATGGTTCCTGATCCTGCTATTCGTgcccgagaccaaggccctgacgctggaggagctcgacCAGGTGTTTGGTGTCAGCACGAGGAAGCATGCCAGCTATCAGATCAAGAATGCAGTGTGGCATTTTAAGAAATGGGTTCTGCGAAAGGACCTTGAGCCTCTGCCGTCGTTTTACACCGAGTCTGAGAAGTTGACTGAGGCTTAG
- a CDS encoding FAD-binding-3 domain-containing protein, with the protein MTQLRVLISGGGIAGPAAAFWLSRLGHSCTVLERFPSLRTGGQQIDIRGQGIEAAKRMGILNQIRKHAVDEGGLQYVDMHGNQKALLERNDSGKGRQSFTSEYEIMRGDLCKIIYDAAEGRTQYRFGTSVESFENVGDKVNVKLTGGTTETYDLLIAADGQGSRLRRKMFQDEPESTYTRYLGLNGCFYGLPRKPGDPNLATVYSAPGRRVMSTRWHSKDRGQAYLLTMSHDKEFEEVMKKDVDSQKKLFSEIFQDAGWQAPRLIEAMNEADDFYAQPAVQIKTKTWFKGRVVLLGDAGYAPSPLTGVGTTLALIGACVLSGEIARNSHNIPKALEAYETTLRPYVEQSQKLPPFVPGIAYPKSALGIKISYSLLALVTKLKIDKALLSILPENRGSWRIPEYRELEGFEAREL; encoded by the coding sequence ATGACCCAGTTACGAGTTCTCATATCGGGCGGTGGAATTGCCGGTCCCGCTGCTGCTTTCTGGCTCTCGCGGCTCGGTCACTCATGTACCGTTCTCGAGCGGTTCCCCTCGCTGCGTACGGGTGGCCAGCAAATCGACATCAGGGGACAGGGTATCGAAGCCGCAAAGCGCATGGGGATACTTAACCAAATCCGAAAACATGCTGTCGATGAAGGTGGATTACAGTATGTGGACATGCATGGGAACCAGAAAGCCTTGCTGGAGCGAAACGACTCTGGTAAAGGCAGACAGTCTTTCACCAGTGAGTATGAGATTATGAGAGGCGACCTTTGCAAGATCATATACGATGCGGCAGAGGGAAGAACACAATACCGGTTTGGAACGTCAGTCGAGAGTTTTGAGAATGtcggcgacaaggtcaatgTGAAACTCACTGGGGGAACCACCGAGACCTACGACTTGCTCATTGCAGCCGACGGCCAAGGATCAAGATTACGACGGAAAATGTTTCAAGACGAGCCCGAGTCAACTTATACACGCTATCTCGGCTTGAATGGGTGCTTCTATGGTCTCCCACGGAAGCCTGGCGATCCTAATCTGGCGACAGTGTATAGCGCACCGGGTCGAAGAGTCATGTCGACACGCTGGCATAGCAAAGACAGGGGGCAAGCGTATCTTTTGACCATGTCCCATGACAAGGAGTTTGAAGAGGTCATGAAAAAAGATGTTGACTCCCAGAAGAAGCTTTTCAGCGAGATATTTCAGGATGCTGGGTGGCAGGCTCCCCGGCTCATCGAGGCCATGAACGAAGCCGACGACTTCTACGCCCAGCCTGCCGTGCAAATAAAGACGAAAACTTGGTTCAAGGGTCGAGTTGTCCtgcttggagatgctggatATGCACCATCACCATTGACGGGCGTGGGTACGACACTCGCCCTAATAGGGGCCTGTGTCCTCAGCGGAGAGATTGCAAGAAACAGCCACAACATACCCAAGGCACTGGAGGCGTACGAGACTACTTTACGACCGTATGTAGAGCAGTCTCAGAAGCTGCCACCTTTTGTGCCGGGGATAGCGTATCCCAAGTCTGCTCTTGGTATCAAGATTTCATACTcgttgttggcgttggtgacTAAGTTGAAGATTGACAAGGCCCTTCTCTCAATCTTGCCAGAGAATAGGGGGTCTTGGAGGATTCCGGAGTATCGAGAACTCGAGGGTTTCGAGGCACGGGAGTTGTAA